From the Candidatus Cloacimonas sp. genome, one window contains:
- the trpS gene encoding tryptophan--tRNA ligase, with protein sequence MKKIALTGIKPTGIPHLGNYLGAIKPALTLSETCEARYFIADYHALNACKDPVELKKMTIEIAAAWLACGLDPEKTLFYRQSDVPETFELLTILMAFTPKGLMNRAHAYKAILQNNLESKRDPDDGVNMGLYTYPVLMAADILLFDTDFVPVGTDQYQHIEMAQDIAQSFNFVYQKKALKIPQPMTQPNSKIVVGLDGRKMSKSYNNTIPMFCTEKELKRFVMSIKTNSQTIEEPKDPESSHIFTLYKNFASPEQIEKMRQRYLQGGLGWGQAKMELFEVINSELSPLRENYNYWINNQEKIWQALKEGSEKARALASQKIKELRQVIGID encoded by the coding sequence ATGAAGAAAATAGCACTTACCGGAATTAAACCCACTGGCATACCCCACCTCGGAAACTATCTGGGAGCCATAAAACCTGCTTTAACGCTTTCCGAAACCTGTGAAGCGCGTTATTTCATTGCCGATTACCATGCATTAAATGCCTGTAAAGACCCTGTTGAACTGAAAAAAATGACTATTGAAATCGCCGCTGCCTGGCTTGCCTGCGGTTTGGATCCGGAAAAAACCCTGTTTTATCGCCAAAGTGATGTTCCGGAAACATTTGAGCTATTAACTATCCTTATGGCTTTTACTCCCAAGGGGTTAATGAATCGCGCCCATGCCTATAAAGCAATCCTGCAAAATAATCTGGAATCAAAACGCGATCCCGACGATGGAGTTAATATGGGTCTTTATACTTATCCTGTCTTAATGGCAGCCGATATTTTGTTGTTTGATACGGATTTTGTGCCGGTGGGGACAGACCAATATCAGCATATTGAAATGGCACAAGATATTGCCCAAAGTTTCAATTTCGTTTATCAAAAAAAGGCACTCAAAATCCCGCAACCGATGACTCAACCAAATTCCAAAATCGTTGTAGGACTTGATGGACGCAAAATGAGCAAAAGCTACAATAACACCATTCCAATGTTCTGCACCGAAAAAGAATTGAAAAGATTTGTTATGAGCATCAAAACCAACAGCCAAACAATTGAGGAACCCAAAGACCCAGAATCCTCCCACATATTTACCCTCTATAAAAATTTTGCCTCACCGGAACAGATAGAAAAAATGAGACAGCGTTATTTGCAAGGAGGATTGGGTTGGGGCCAAGCAAAAATGGAACTTTTTGAAGTTATCAATTCAGAACTAAGCCCCCTGCGTGAGAATTATAACTACTGGATAAACAATCAGGAAAAAATTTGGCAGGCACTAAAAGAAGGAAGTGAAAAAGCTCGCGCGCTGGCTTCCCAAAAAATAAAAGAGCTGAGACAGGTGATTGGCATCGACTAA